The Clostridium sp. DL-VIII DNA window CTACATTCATGACATTAGACACTTTGCTTTGAGTTCCAGCTGATCTTGCAATTTTGGGCGCTTTAGTGCTATTTGGTTTAGTAATTTTTTGAACTACTTTTGAAGCTTGTTTTCCTATACCGCCAGTAGCTTTTTTAACCAAATCATTGTCTTTAAAAGTTTTAAATAGATCTGATATAGTGCCTTTTACATTCATAATCTCATCTTTTGCATTTATAAAATTAGTTGCCAAATCTTCAACATTTTTTGATGCATTAGATATGGATTTAACTACCTCTCTAGCTTTCTGTCCAATATTTTCAAGAGATCTTTCCCCAGTGTTATTTGTAAGTACTTGTATTAAATTAGAAGCAGATGTACCTACATTTCCTACTGCATCTTTTGTATCATTAAAGCTGCTTTTAACTTTACCTACTGATTCTGATGCTTTAGATATTGCTTGCACGCTTTCTGTTGCTTTTGAAGCAACGGGTGCTAGACTTTCTATTGCCTTTTTAGTTTTCTGAACTCCGTCAACAGCCTTTCCTATTGTTTGTCCTCCTTTATTCAAGACTCCTGAGCCTTTACCGCCATTTGATTTGGGAAACTTTTGAGATATCTTGGACGCCTGTTTTCCTACAAAACCAATAGATTTTTTACCCAAATCAGTACTTGCAAAAGTCTTATACAAATTTGCTGCAGTGTTTTTTACATTTTCAATCTCAGCCTTTGTATTATTAAAATTAGCTTTCATGTCTTTAACTGTTTTGGATACATTAGATATTGATTTAACTACATCACTAGCTTTCTCTCCAATATTTTCAAAAGATCTTTCTCCAGTATTATCCGTACATGCTTGTATAAAATTAGAAACAGCTGAGGTTGTATTTCCTATTGCATCTCTTGTATTTTTAACACTACTTTCAAGTTTATCTACTGATTCAGCTGCTTTAGATATTGCTTGCACACTTTCTGATGCTTTTGAAGCTACAGGTGATAAACTATCAATTGCCTTTTGAGCTTTTTGAGCTCCATCAACAACTTTTAATAATGCTGAATCTAGTTCAAACTCCATTAATCATCACCTCCTGAATACAAGGCTTCCATTTGTTTCATTTTCTCTTCAATTTCTTGTTCAATAAAAGCACTGATGATAATCTTTTCTCCAAAACCTCTATTAATCGTTTCTGATGGCCACTTATCATGAAGCTTCCAGCAGTAATATAAGAGATTTACAGTTTCATCAGTGCTTATGAGTTTTTTATATCTTCTTTTTTGTTAGTAGATTCTACTCCTGAAATTTCAGTTACAGTATCTGCCAAAGTATCAACTTCTCCAGGCAAGAATATTTTATTCATGAGTTCCTTTGGAGTTGGTGCCTTAAAATGTTTCATGAGCTCTTCTGATCTAAGCTCTGGAACACCTGCAAGTACTGTTTCTATCTTTGCCTGAGCTGTAGCAAATCCTTGAATATTCCCTTTCTTATCTACTTGTAATACACGTTCCTGAATTTCATTGTATCTTTCCATAGAAATAGCATTACATGTAAATGTAATTTCAGTATTTCCTAACTTAGCAAGTTTAATCTTTACTTCTTTTGATGGTACCTCAACCTTACCTGCATCTATCTTTAATAATTGTTCAACTAAATTCATAACTTTCATCTCCATTTTCAAATTTAATAAAATAGAAAGACCTCACTAATTATTTGAGTGAGATCTTTCATTTGTTTATTTTCATTATTTTGTTTTAATTTTAACTCGAAGTATGTCCACATTTGAACTTATACCCATTTCTTCTATATGATTTAACCATGACTACATTTAGTTATCTTGTGGTTCTATTAAATCTAAGAAATCATAGCCTGAAAAAGTGAACGGAAGTGATTCTTCAACATTCTTCTTAACTTCCCAGTCTGCTACTGTAAGTTCATCAAAAGTAACATCCTTAAGCACCACTCTTTCAGCTCCAAGTGCATCTGGATCTGCTAATTTTGATATAATTGTACATACTGTCTGCTTTCCTTGCTTTATATTATCCTTCATTAAAATGCTCATTCTTGAAGTTACATGATGTAATTTCAAGGTTCCTTTTCCTTCTATTCCTGTTACCTTGCTTCTCTTCCATAAGTCTCTTGTAAAATTAACATCTACCTTTGTTAAAGTAACCTTTGCTTGAAGAGCTGATACCTCTGATACATATTCTCCATTAATCCATACTTCTCCCCAAGTTCCATTTATAACGTTTTTTGCTTCTGGCATTATAACCGCCTCCTATATATATATTTGAAATTTAATGTCTTCAATTGCATCTAAGATAACAACTTGTCCTCTAAGAAATACTTGAGAACCTGTGTTGCTTTCTTTTATTTCTTGATCCTTCATTGTTGAAATATCAATCCCTTGACTCTTTAAATAATTCTTCTGTTCATCTAAATCAATCTCAGCTCTATTTTGATCTTCAATGCTTCCATCTAGTAATCCATCTAAAACTAAGCTGTCAAAATATCCGTTGATTGCAGTAATAAGTAAACATTTGTGATCATAATCATTTGGATATTTACCAATATAATTATCTTCAGCTGCTCCCTTAACATCATCATGTACTAAATCCATTATGTCTACAATTTTGATTTTCTTAAAATCATCACCTTTATTTTCAATTGTTGTTACAAAGCTGTTTACTGCCCTATCAATTTTAACTTTTTTCCCATCATTAAATAAAATGAGCTGCCCTGCATCAACTGCTGCATCTCTTTCTTCTTTCTTTAAATGTGGAACATCGATTACTTCTGCAAGTGGAGCAAAAGTAGCACTTATTGTTAGTGGAGTTCCTGCCAGCATTCCTGCAATTCTTGAACAATATTCTGCTGCAGTATAAGTCTTATCTGCTGTTTTTATATTATCAGTGCAAAAATTAATTATTCCTTCACTATCTGCTGGACAATGTGGAAGTACAGCTTTAACTTTTATATCTTTAGTATCTCTTAGCTGTTTAATCCAGGTAGCAAAATCGGTTGCTCTTGAAGTAATATTCGCCTCTGTATCAGCTTTACCATCTGAAGTTAACCCGATCCCCGGAATTACAGCATAATCCCATTTAATTGTCTCTAGATAATTTTGAGCTTCTAAATAGTCAGCTGCATCTACTGCTTCTACATAAGTCATAACTTGCTTTGGTGGATTTTGATATCCTATCATGGCAAGCTTTATCTGCTCCTTACTAAAATCTGATAATCCTTCTGGAATTTCATCTATAGTTTCCATTATTATTGGATTGCTATAGTTTGATGGCATAGTATCTTTTAATATAAGTGCCACTATGCCTCTTTTTCCTCTTTGAATTGCAGTAATCCCTGCTTGTTTAAACATGATTTGAATGGATGGTTCTCCCATTTTTCATTCCTCCTTAAAATTTGAAATTAACTTTTTCTGCTTTAGGGCTTTGAGGTGTATTAAAAATTTTGTCTTGTATATAATCTATTTTGAGTTTTAAGTGTATCTCTGTATTCTTTGCTCTTCCTCTTGACTTTCTTATCTTTGCAGCTCTATCCAAAACCTTTATATATCCAATGCTAAAAATTTCTCGCATAGTATCCCATACTTCGTTTTGAGCTATCAAATCAGCATTCATAAATTCATCCAGTTCAGGGAAATAAATTATTTTCATAGTTATTACATTTAAATAACTATTTCTATTAAAATCTTTCTGCCTGCTGGTAACATAACGAAGAACAAAAGTGTCTGCGACACGCTCCTTCGGAGAAATTATTATTAGTTAAATTAAAAACCATAGAGATTGCTGTTCCTCTATGGTTTTCTTCTTATAGTTTATAACTTTTGCCATATACCCCATTGTATTCTTTAGGTCTCATAACTCCGCCACATTTTTCGCATGAAAAACAAGGCGGTTCATCTATATTACTTTGATCCATCTCATCAAAGTATTCTACAACCTCCCTAGGTATATTTTCTGTTATTCCACAATTTAAACATTTATATGGTATTATATCTTTCACTTAACATCCCTCCAACTATGTTGTTGTCGGCTTTATTTTACCATATAGTACTCCTTTTGCAATTGCATATATTTCCAGGATGTTTTCTAATTTTTCTTTCCCTTCACTTATAAATTTATCTTTAAAATATTCTCGCATCGAGCCGTATCGTGGATACACTATATCATTAAATCTCATCTTACCACCACATTTAGAACATTTGCATGGATCTACCCCAAAAGACGCAAGAATTCGATATTCCCACTTTTCTATTGATTTCTTAATTTGTATTATTTTCTTATCTATCATCTTGATAAATTGATCTTTATCCTTACATCTCCTCGAATACAGTCCAAAATATCTCACCATTTTAAAATTCTTGTCTGGTATATGTATTATAACTTTTTTTATAAACTCAAAGACTGACACTTTCTCTATTATTTCTTTATTGTCTTCATGTCTTTTATATTTAAATGTTACACTTTCACCATCATACGCAATTATTCTTGATTCTGCTATCGCAGGTCGTCCAACATATCTTCCAATATATTTTGCAGCTATCTTTGCTGATTTTATTTCATTTTTAGCATGAACATAAAATCCATCTTTATTATTTTTATATATTTTGTTCTTTAATCGTTTAAAACTATCTTTATTTCCTTCTCTTTTATTATTTCATCTAATAATATTTTTGCCATCTCTTTCTTAATGCTTCATACGAAAAATATTTAAAATTTCTCCAGGTAGTTAGCTTGCCCTTTCCACCTTCTGTAACCATCATGTGGACGTGGGGATTCCACTTTAAATCTCGTCCAAAAGTATGTATAACTGCTATAATTCCAGGTATAAATTCTTCTTTTTATTTTGCTTATACATCCAACTCGTAACAGCTTTAGCTGCACATTGCGGAAGTAACTTCAGCCTATCTCTTTCTCTTCCGAAGTAATTTCTAAGTTCCTCTGG harbors:
- a CDS encoding phage tail tube protein, whose amino-acid sequence is MPEAKNVINGTWGEVWINGEYVSEVSALQAKVTLTKVDVNFTRDLWKRSKVTGIEGKGTLKLHHVTSRMSILMKDNIKQGKQTVCTIISKLADPDALGAERVVLKDVTFDELTVADWEVKKNVEESLPFTFSGYDFLDLIEPQDN
- a CDS encoding phage tail sheath subtilisin-like domain-containing protein; this encodes MGEPSIQIMFKQAGITAIQRGKRGIVALILKDTMPSNYSNPIIMETIDEIPEGLSDFSKEQIKLAMIGYQNPPKQVMTYVEAVDAADYLEAQNYLETIKWDYAVIPGIGLTSDGKADTEANITSRATDFATWIKQLRDTKDIKVKAVLPHCPADSEGIINFCTDNIKTADKTYTAAEYCSRIAGMLAGTPLTISATFAPLAEVIDVPHLKKEERDAAVDAGQLILFNDGKKVKIDRAVNSFVTTIENKGDDFKKIKIVDIMDLVHDDVKGAAEDNYIGKYPNDYDHKCLLITAINGYFDSLVLDGLLDGSIEDQNRAEIDLDEQKNYLKSQGIDISTMKDQEIKESNTGSQVFLRGQVVILDAIEDIKFQIYI
- a CDS encoding DUF6838 family protein — translated: MIISPKERVADTFVLRYVTSRQKDFNRNSYLNVITMKIIYFPELDEFMNADLIAQNEVWDTMREIFSIGYIKVLDRAAKIRKSRGRAKNTEIHLKLKIDYIQDKIFNTPQSPKAEKVNFKF